From Bufo gargarizans isolate SCDJY-AF-19 chromosome 10, ASM1485885v1, whole genome shotgun sequence, the proteins below share one genomic window:
- the LOC122921149 gene encoding G patch domain-containing protein 8-like, with protein MPSQKTTVDDMNQEPQASQKDQEDRMPSQKTTVDDMNQEPQASQKDQLDETLTEEDVQFLNLLENGIEHKEKRVKLKEKKSKHRRTDDKCLREGEDADIFSDSSRRSRRKKKVKNRAAIACDENCLPQEVNKASDCLHSSDPFEAPLKIKRKKQPVPPEIQASANPPTSSERHRPAPENITGGKRKKKRNKEMTIDPTCEATSKNDDGNSQQRKKHPLSLHQGNMAMYTSTSPGANPNTKYMNGMSDHSQDLFITQKQFLSSRGSSEDSPPLGQEQGQEWMRSQNPLHRFSQLSFITRHSADRSGVGSNQQVVLSEKATQTDDGFTYLALMSFIKKVKVLEPCSAEAIDLSLPSRVRAKMDVSPSNEVILVKSQSPPLGSRRRNIKFCFSPLQNIAETKFVQTVLNASYFFKGKGDAGEATPITPLLKMEEKPRKKSRKSGVHTKKNIRN; from the exons ATGCCTTCACAGAAGACAACTGTGGACGATATGAACCAAGAGCCTCAGGCCTCACAGAAGGACCAG GAAGACCGAATGCCTTCACAGAAGACAACTGTGGACGATATGAACCAAGAGCCTCAGGCCTCACAGAAGGACCAG CTGGATGAAACCTTAACTGAAGAGGACGTGCAATTTCTAAATCTGCTGGAAAATGGTATTGAACATAAAGAAAAGAGAGTTAAACTTAAGGAGAAGAAATCCAAACATCGCAGGACAGATGACAAATGCCTACGCGAAGGAGAAGACGCAGACATATTCAGTGATTCCTCCCGCAGATCGAGGAGGAAGAAAAAAGTGAAGAACAGGGCGGCCATAGCGTGTGATGAGAATTGTCTTCCTCAGGAGGTGAACAAAGCCAGTGATTGTCTTCATTCTTCTGACCCGTTTGAGGCACCTCTCAAAATCAAGAGAAAAAAGCAGCCGGTGCCCCCGGAAATCCAGGCCTCTGCCAATCCTCCAACAAGTAGTGAGCGCCATAGACCTGCTCCAGAGAACATCACtggtggaaaaaggaaaaagaaaagaaacaagGAGATGACCATTGACCCGACGTGTGAGGCAACATCAAAGAACGATGATGGGAACTCTCAACAGAGAAAAAAACACCCACTGTCCTTGCATCAAGGCAACATGGCCATGTATACCAGCACTTCTCCAGGTGCCAATCCCAACACCAAGTATATGAATGGCATGTCCGATCACAGCCAAGACCTCTTCATTACTCAGAAGCAGTTTCTGTCATCCCGTGGCAGCAGCGAAGACTCCCCACCCCTCGGGCAGGAGCAAGGCCAGGAGTGGATGAGAAGCCAAAACCCCCTTCACCGGTTTTCCCAGCTCTCCTTCATCACACGCCACAGTGCCGACCGCTCCGGCGTTGGAAGCAATCAGCAAGTAGTCTTAAGCGAGAAGGCAACTCAGACTGACGACGGTTTTACTTACTTGGCCTTGATGAGCTTCATCAAGAAAGTCAAAGTGCTGGAACCTTGCTCAGCAGAGGCCATTGATCTCTCTCTGCCCTCTCGAGTTAGAGCCAAGATGGATGTCAGCCCAAGTAATGAGGTCATCCTGGTAAAGTCCCAGTCTCCTCCCCTTGGTTCCAGAAGAAGGAATATAAAATTTTGCTTCAGTCCCTTGCAAAACATTGCGGAAACCAAGTTTGTCCAGACGGTGCTGAATGCCTCCTACTTCTTCAAAGGGAAAGGAGATGCTGGGGAGGCCACCCCAATCACTCCATTGCTTAAAATGGAGGAGAAACCCAGGAAAAAGTCAAGGAAATCGGGCGTTCACACCAAAAAGAACATACGGAATTGA